The Psychrobacter raelei genome contains the following window.
GGCTACTGTTTACCAGCGCGCACTTAAGCACAATTAAGCGCACTTAGCAAAATAGCGACTACTGAGCCGCTTTGTCCTTAACATGACGGGTAAAGTGATTGAGCAGTTCACGCACTACTTCTACTCGCTTGGCTGGCGTGTCAAGCTTATCCGGGTTGGTATAGCGGATACCTGAGGCACCATTCATACGGTAGCGATTACCATCAGACTGAATAAGCTGAATAATCGCTAGTGCTTCAACTGGTGTGTCTGGGGCAAACTCTAGGATAACGCTGTTGCTGGTCGCATCAATCTTATAAATCGCCAAAGGCTCAGCCAATACCCGCAGCTGATGAATCGCAAACAGCTGCTTGGTCTGATCAGGCAGCGCACCAAAGCGATCAATCATTTCGGTACGAATGTCAGTAAGCACCTCTTTGTCTTCGGCATTACTGATACGTTTATAAAACAACAAACGCTGCGGCACATCATTGACGTAATCTTCAGGTATCAGCGCGGAGCTGTGAAGATTAATATCACTGGTCAACGACAGCGGCGTGTTTAAATCCGGCTCTTTGCCCGCTTTAATGGCTTTGGTTGCCCGCTCTAGCATGTCCATGTACAGACTAAAACCAATGGCCTGCATGTTACCGCTTTGCTGTTTACCCAGTATCTCGCCAGCGCCGCGAATCTCCAAGTCCTCACTGGCCAGCATAAAGCCTGCGCCCAAGGTATTGGCACGCTCAATGGCAGTTAAGCGCTTTTTGGCATCGCCTTTTAGGCCTTTTACCGAAGGCACTAGAAGATAACAGTAAGCCTGATGGTGACTACGCCCTACTCGGCCACGTAGCTGATGCAGCTGCGCTAAACCAAATTTATCGGCGCGCTCGATGATAATGGTATTGGCATTGGGCACGTCAATACCAGTCTCAATAATGGTGGTGCAGACCAGCACGTTGAATTTTTTGTGATAAAACTGCTGCATCACCTGCTCAAGACCACGCTCATTCATCTGACCATGCGCAACACCGACTCGAGCCTCTGGTACAAGCTCCCGGATATTTTCTGCCATACGCTCGATGCTAGCGACATCATTATGCAGCAGGTACACCTGACCGCCACGCAGCAGTTCACGCAAAATAGCCTCTTTCATGAGCTGATTTGTCTTTTGCATCACGAAGGTCTTAATCGACAAGCGGCGCGCCGGCGGAGTGGCAATAATCGACATGTCACGCATACCGGTCAATGCCATATTGAGCGTACGCGGAATAGGCGTGGCAGTCATAGACAAGCTATCAACATCGCTTTGAATGGCTTTAATTCGCTCCTTGTGACGTACCCCAAAGCGGTGCTCTTCATCGACAATCATTAAGCCTAAATTGGCAAATTTCACGTCTTTTTGTAGCAGCTTATGGGTGCCAATAACAATATCTACTTTGCCTGCTGCTAGATCCTCTAGCACTTGATCTTGGTATTTTTTGCCACCAAAGCGAGAAAGCGTCTCCACTCGAATGGGCCAATCAGCAAAGCGGTCTTTAAAGTTGTCTTCATGCTGTCCTGCCAGCAAGGTAGTCGGCACCAGTACCGCCACTTGATAGCCACTATTTACCGCAATAAAGGCCGCGCGCATGGCCACCTCTGTTTTACCAAAGCCCACATCACCGCAAATCAGGCGATCCATCGGCTTGTTCTGCTTCATATCATGCATCACCGCATCGATGGCATTGGCCTGATCGGGGGTCTCTTCAAAGGCAAACTGGCTGGCGAACAGCTCATACTGAGCCGTTTCCACCTTGAAGTGGATACCCTCTTTGGCCTGACGGCGCGCCTGCATATTAAGCAGCTCAGCCGCCACATCGTGGATTTGCTCCAGTGCTTTTTGTTTGGCCTTATCCCATTTACCGCTACCAATCTTATGCAAAGGCGCAAGTGCTGGATCACCGCCACTATAACGACTAATCAGCTGTAGATTGGCCACGGGCACATAGATACTGGCATCATCGGCATATTTTAGATGAATAAATTCTTGCTCACCTTCACCGATGTCTAGAGTGATTAGACCATGATAACGACCAATACCTTGGTCAATGTGCACCACCGGACTGCCTTCCGTTAATTCGGTGACACTTTTTACTAAGAACTCTTCGGACACATCGCTTTGGCGGCGACGACGGGTTTGTAGCACTTGACGACCAAACAGTTGAGTTTCACTGATAATGGATAAATGCTGATCAATCACTGCGCCGCGCTCAATAGGCGCAATGGTCAGACCCACCGTTGGCTTAGTGTTGCTAGCGGATGCGGTGTTTTTAATCAATGATTGCTGATACAACTCACTGCCTAAAAACTGCTGTAAGCTATCAAAGGTCTGCACATTAAGCTTGCCGCGAAATAGCTCAAGTAAAATCTCACGTCGGCCAGCAGTCTCGGCCACCACTAGGATTGGGCGCGCTAAAGCCGCCTCAGTGGTGTTGTCATCCCACCCGGCACTGGCATAATTTAAAAGCTCTAATAAAGGCTCAGCTTTTTGATGACTGACCGGCAGCTCAGGCGGCATCAGTGCCGGCAGTTTTACCTTACCGCTTTGAGTATTATCGGCAGCTGCTAAGTCACTTTGGCTTAAGATAACGCGTGGATACGCATTGAGCATCTCATTTAAGCTATTGCTTGGTAAATAAAGCAATGTAGGGTCTACAATTGGCTTATCGATATCATGACGGCGCTCTTCATAACGGCGCTGAATCTGTGACCAATAGTCAGCCTGCGCCTCAGCCGTATTTTCATCGATAATAAACAGGGTATCTTTGGGAAAATAGGAGAATAAATGGCCATTTTGTGACCAATCCTCTATTTCAAAAAATAATGGCTGGTAGTACTCCAGACCACTACTGGCAATGCCTGCCATTACGTCTTTGTGTAGCTCAAACCTGCGGCTACTGACATTGGGGAACATGGCTGCAAAGTTATTACGGAAGGTCTCTTTGCCCTCATCTAGCGGAAACTCTTTGGCCGGCAAGATCTGAAACTGAGTGATTGGCTTAGACACATCAGGCAGCTTATGCAGTAGAGATAAGGATTCAACCGTTAAATCATGCTGATTGGCACTATTGGCATCGGCACGGCCTGCAACCAGATCCATCAAGGTCTGAGTAGACAGTGTGCGCTGAGTCTGCGGGTTAAAAAATCGAATGGTCTCAATTTCATTATCAAACAAATCCAAGCGTAGAGGAAACGGCTGACCCATGGCGAAGATATCAATCACACTACCGCGCACCGCAAATTCACCGGGTTCAAACACATTATCCACCGCCCGATAGCCGGCTGCGGCGAGCATCTCTCGTTGTTGATTGATGTCAAAAATATCACCAACGCTTAAATCAAAATGCTGACCAATCAGCCAGCTTGGCGGCGCCATACGCTGCATCAGCGTCTGAATACTAATCAGTAAAATGCCCTGCTTTGGCATATCGGTTAATAGATTGATACGCTCACTGACAATATCTTGATGCGGTGACAGCTCATCATAGGTCAGTGTCTCCCAATCAGGAAACACATAAGCATCGACACCGCAAAACGCCAATTCTGTCTCGATCTGGTTGAGCTGGTTTTGATCTTTGGTGACGACCACCTTGAGTCTATTGGCGACATTGGCCACAGGACAATCACTTAAACTGGCCAGCCATAAGCTGCCTGCTGCTGCATAAGCCGGATAAAGCCAGCGCTTTTGCGCCTTATCGATAGGAAATAACTGCTCGTTGGTGGGGGTAAAAATATCGGTTAAAGGGTGCTCAATAAATTTAGGCATAACGGTGTAGTATGTATCCTTATCAAAGGCCAGTGTGCTAAAACTAAGTAGGAAGGCCGTTATTATACGAACAAAAATGGCAACAACCAATTTTTGATACCCAATCCATATAGTCTTTAACAGTGATACAGGCGTACCACCGGTTACGATTGTCTTGCACTATCTAAAGCGTATTGATTTGATATGGCGATAGGTTATCAACGACATCTGTGACAAGCTTCTAAGCTTTAGATAGTGAAAGTTGAATGGTCAATTTCAGCGATCATTTACCGGTCTGTCTTATATCCGGTCTGTCTTATATGTAGATACTTGATAGCTGACATCTTAAACAGCGCTCAGACCGCTGATAATAAAAATAAAACAATAAGCGGCTAGGCACACTAGGCAATCAGTGGTTTATCACTGGCAATAATGCCGTTATTATCAGCGTAGATAATCATGCCTGAATTTAAGGTCAAATCACCAAAACGAATTTCGATATCCGTCTGACCTTCGCCGCGGCGGTTGGACTTACGAGGAATACAGCCAAGCGCCATGACACCGATATCCATTTGTGCCATGTCATCCACATCACGCACGCAGCCATAAACAATCACGCCAGCCCAGCCATTATCAATGGCTGATTGGGCAATCATATCACCAAGTAGTGCACAGCGCATTGAGCCACCGCCATCAACCACCAATACTTTGCCCTCACCCTTGGCATCTCGGCCATCCGTATTTAGCAGCTCTTTAACACGGCTGTTGTCCTCAAAGCATTTAACCGTAACAATCTCACCACAAAATCTGTCCTTACCCCCAAAACTATAAAAAGACTTGCCTTCAATATTAGGCAAGCACACCTGGCTTTCAGGATTGGCATCCAACAAATCACAGGTCACAAAGTTGGTTTTGGTCATCTCAGTCATGGTTGTTCCCTCAAATAGTATTATGGTTGCACATCTTTTTGGCTTAAGACATCAGCCAGTTTGATTTTAAGCTAAAAACAGCCTTGTGTTTAGCTTAAGACTTTAATTGGGTCATCGCAAGCAGTTGTTTATTGTCTATAATGGTTACTTTATGTACTTGCGACTCTGTCTGGGCATCCATAAATCTATGGCGCTCATATAAGTTTTGAGCGGTTACCGCCATAGCAGCGGCGACTCTTTGTGCCTCAATAGGACGAGCCTTCATGGTCTTAGGCACCAAAGGCGAGAATACCTTATAAATACTTTGAGCGGTATTTTCAAGTACGCGCCCTTTGTGTTTGCCAAGTAGTAAAGACGGCTGGAAGATGACCAATTCATTAAAACCCAGCTCGCTTACTGCTTGCTCAAGCTCGCCTTTAACACGGTTATAAAAAAAGCGGCTTTTGACATCTGCTCCAAGAGCGGACAATAAAAAGAAGCGCTGTACTCCTTTTTCGCGGCACACTTTGGCAAATTCGAAATTGTATTCATAATCAATGCGTCTAAAGGCCTCTTCACCACCGGCCTGTTTTTTGGTGCTGCCCAAACAGGTAAAAGCATCTGTATCTGAGCCAATGGCGATACTGGCCATGATTTCTTGTAAGTTGGTAAAATCGCCCAATTGATAAAACTGCATTTCTGCAGACATGCGCTTTGGTGGCTTTCTGGCCACGATGATCAAGCTGTCATACATTAAACTTAGGTGGTTTACCAGTTGCTTACCAACCAGTCCAGTTGCGCCTATAATTATGGCTTTACGTTTCATAACTTAGTACCTATTTGATAACGCTTCTTGTAACGCGCACAGCTTTTGCTGATTTTATAAAGTTTTTCAAAGGTAATCATAGTAGCAGGCTACTCTAAACATTTTTACCCCTTCGCTCAATCAGTTATTGAGGATTGAAACCATTTGATACAAAGCTTGTTAATATCGCCAATAACTGTTATAATCCGCCGCTTTATAGCAACAAGTAATTTTGAAAGGGCTTTAATTATACAGCCTTTATCCTAAAAATTATTTTATTGTAGATGGTTACTTTTATTTTTATTATCTGTCTTTGCTATAAATCTCCTTGCTGTTGACATGGGGTCAATGGCTACTAATCCGTAAGGAGTCTTAAATGCGACATTACGAAGTGGTGCTTA
Protein-coding sequences here:
- the mfd gene encoding transcription-repair coupling factor; this encodes MPKFIEHPLTDIFTPTNEQLFPIDKAQKRWLYPAYAAAGSLWLASLSDCPVANVANRLKVVVTKDQNQLNQIETELAFCGVDAYVFPDWETLTYDELSPHQDIVSERINLLTDMPKQGILLISIQTLMQRMAPPSWLIGQHFDLSVGDIFDINQQREMLAAAGYRAVDNVFEPGEFAVRGSVIDIFAMGQPFPLRLDLFDNEIETIRFFNPQTQRTLSTQTLMDLVAGRADANSANQHDLTVESLSLLHKLPDVSKPITQFQILPAKEFPLDEGKETFRNNFAAMFPNVSSRRFELHKDVMAGIASSGLEYYQPLFFEIEDWSQNGHLFSYFPKDTLFIIDENTAEAQADYWSQIQRRYEERRHDIDKPIVDPTLLYLPSNSLNEMLNAYPRVILSQSDLAAADNTQSGKVKLPALMPPELPVSHQKAEPLLELLNYASAGWDDNTTEAALARPILVVAETAGRREILLELFRGKLNVQTFDSLQQFLGSELYQQSLIKNTASASNTKPTVGLTIAPIERGAVIDQHLSIISETQLFGRQVLQTRRRRQSDVSEEFLVKSVTELTEGSPVVHIDQGIGRYHGLITLDIGEGEQEFIHLKYADDASIYVPVANLQLISRYSGGDPALAPLHKIGSGKWDKAKQKALEQIHDVAAELLNMQARRQAKEGIHFKVETAQYELFASQFAFEETPDQANAIDAVMHDMKQNKPMDRLICGDVGFGKTEVAMRAAFIAVNSGYQVAVLVPTTLLAGQHEDNFKDRFADWPIRVETLSRFGGKKYQDQVLEDLAAGKVDIVIGTHKLLQKDVKFANLGLMIVDEEHRFGVRHKERIKAIQSDVDSLSMTATPIPRTLNMALTGMRDMSIIATPPARRLSIKTFVMQKTNQLMKEAILRELLRGGQVYLLHNDVASIERMAENIRELVPEARVGVAHGQMNERGLEQVMQQFYHKKFNVLVCTTIIETGIDVPNANTIIIERADKFGLAQLHQLRGRVGRSHHQAYCYLLVPSVKGLKGDAKKRLTAIERANTLGAGFMLASEDLEIRGAGEILGKQQSGNMQAIGFSLYMDMLERATKAIKAGKEPDLNTPLSLTSDINLHSSALIPEDYVNDVPQRLLFYKRISNAEDKEVLTDIRTEMIDRFGALPDQTKQLFAIHQLRVLAEPLAIYKIDATSNSVILEFAPDTPVEALAIIQLIQSDGNRYRMNGASGIRYTNPDKLDTPAKRVEVVRELLNHFTRHVKDKAAQ
- the rraA gene encoding ribonuclease E activity regulator RraA, which encodes MTKTNFVTCDLLDANPESQVCLPNIEGKSFYSFGGKDRFCGEIVTVKCFEDNSRVKELLNTDGRDAKGEGKVLVVDGGGSMRCALLGDMIAQSAIDNGWAGVIVYGCVRDVDDMAQMDIGVMALGCIPRKSNRRGEGQTDIEIRFGDLTLNSGMIIYADNNGIIASDKPLIA
- a CDS encoding NAD(P)H-binding protein, whose protein sequence is MKRKAIIIGATGLVGKQLVNHLSLMYDSLIIVARKPPKRMSAEMQFYQLGDFTNLQEIMASIAIGSDTDAFTCLGSTKKQAGGEEAFRRIDYEYNFEFAKVCREKGVQRFFLLSALGADVKSRFFYNRVKGELEQAVSELGFNELVIFQPSLLLGKHKGRVLENTAQSIYKVFSPLVPKTMKARPIEAQRVAAAMAVTAQNLYERHRFMDAQTESQVHKVTIIDNKQLLAMTQLKS